The following coding sequences lie in one Populus trichocarpa isolate Nisqually-1 chromosome 14, P.trichocarpa_v4.1, whole genome shotgun sequence genomic window:
- the LOC7464427 gene encoding uncharacterized protein LOC7464427 isoform X4: MSYKMDKGQKAVLADQRLSSELMESRDGVQEPCIWSSPEGGKDEAELGKRIFCNRSLNMRNIIAVGFDMDYTLAQYKPETFEKLAYEGTIEKLVSNLGYPEELLGWTFNWKYMVRGLVVDKKRGNILKMDRHKYVKVAYHGFRELTKEEKVGTYGNTLIRDAFDEPDYALIDTLFSLAEAYLFSQLVDYMDKNPGRVPARVDYARMYKDVRSAVDMCHRDGTLKQMVAKDPIKYINEDKSIVPLLKMLRDSQRATFLVTNSLWDYTNIVMNFLCESRTLDACNFDWLQYFDVVITGSAKPGFFHEESNANLFEVEPESGKLINTDNGTPMAQVGNTSPSITLKKQNERCRVFQGGTVRHLHKLLSIGSSSQVLYVGDHIYGDILRSKKVLGWRTMLVVPELEAEVKLLWELRDSRKALQLMRSDRDHIEDQIHRLRWSLDFEDLKADQKQEKSALVEDLELFNGFFEQLQRDHVRIKHQQAQRECHQKFHKVWGQLMKTGYQNSRFAHQVERFACLYTSQVSNLSLYSPNKYYRPGEDFMPHEFNILPM; the protein is encoded by the exons ATGAGCTATAAGATGGACAAGGGTCAGAAGGCTGTTTTAGCTGACCAGAGATTGAGCTCTGAGCTTATGGAGAGTAGGGATGGAGTTCAAGAACCATGCATATGGTCATCTCCTGAAGGGGGGAAAGATGAAGCTGAACTTGGAAAACGGATCTTCTGCAATAGGTCATTgaacatgagaaatattatagctGTCGGCTTTGATATGGATTACACATTGGCACAGTATAAGCCTGAAACCTTTGAGAAACTTGCGTATGAAGGCACGATTGAAAAGTTGGTGTCTAATCTTGGCTATCCTGAAGAG TTGTTGGGCTGGACATTTAATTGGAAGTACATGGTCAGAGGATTGGTTGTAGATAAAAAGAGAGGCAATATCTTGAAG ATGGATCGTCATAAATATGTGAAAGTGGCATACCATGGATTTAGAGAGTTGACCAAGGAAGAGAAAGTTGGCACCTATGGGAATACTCTGATACGAGATGCTTTTGACGAGCCAGATTATGCGCTTATTGATACTCTTTTCTCATTAGCTGAAGCCTATTTGTTTTCCCAGCTTGTTGACTATATGGACAAAAACCCAGGAAGAGTTCCAGCAAGAGTAGA CTATGCTCGCATGTACAAAGATGTTCGATCTGCTGTTGATATGTGCCATCGTGATGGAACTTTAAAGCAAATGGTAGCAAAAGATCCTATAAA GTACATCAACGAGGATAAGTCTATAGTTCCACTTCTCAAAATGCTCAGGGATTCTCAACGGGCAACGTTCTTGGTAACAAATAG TTTATGGGACTATACAAATATTGTGATGAATTTTCTCTGCGAGTCCCGTACCCTCGATGCTTGCAACTTTGATTGGCTTCAGTACTTTGATGTTGTCATCACTGGCAG TGCAAAACCGGGATTTTTCCATGAAGAAAGTAATGCTAATCTTTTTGAGGTTGAACCTGAATCTGGCAAGCTTATCAATACTGATAATGGAACTCCTATGGCTCAG gttGGAAATACTTCACCTAGCATAACACTGAAGAAGCAAAATGAGCGTTGCAGGGTTTTCCAG GGAGGGACTGTTCGTCATCTGCATAAATTACTCTCAATTGGGTCAAGTTCACAG GTTCTGTATGTTGGGGATCATATCTATGGAGATATTTTACGCAGCAAAAAAGTTCTCG GTTGGAGAACAATGCTTGTTGTTCCAGAGCTTGAGGCAGAGGTAAAACTGCTTTGGGAACTAAGGGACTCACGCAag GCACTTCAGTTGATGAGAAGTGACCGTGATCACATTGAAGATCAAATACATCGTCTAAGGTGGTCTCTTGA CTTTGAAGATCTTAAAGCCGATCAGAAGCAGGAGAAGTCTGCTTTGGTAGAGGATTTGGAG TTATTCAATGGTTTCTTTGAACAGCTCCAGAGGGATCACGTAAGAATCAAACATCAACAGGCTCAACGAGAATGTCACCAAAAG TTTCACAAGGTCTGGGGACAACTCATGAAGACGGGCTACCAAAACTCTCGCTTTGCACATCAG GTTGAGAGATTTGCCTGTCTTTATACCAGTCAAGTATCCAACTTAAGCCTTTACTCTCCAAACAAATACTATAGACCCGGTGAAGATTTCATGCCCCACGAATTCAATATTCTTCCAATGTGA
- the LOC7464427 gene encoding uncharacterized protein LOC7464427 isoform X2 — translation MRIPKKPVSFCLSLFSPEFPRPFDSRISFFSGFHYKTPNFSFAKPKQIHSAGVNQLHMSYKMDKGQKAVLADQRLSSELMESRDGVQEPCIWSSPEGGKDEAELGKRIFCNRSLNMRNIIAVGFDMDYTLAQYKPETFEKLAYEGTIEKLVSNLGYPEELLGWTFNWKYMVRGLVVDKKRGNILKMDRHKYVKVAYHGFRELTKEEKVGTYGNTLIRDAFDEPDYALIDTLFSLAEAYLFSQLVDYMDKNPGRVPARVDYARMYKDVRSAVDMCHRDGTLKQMVAKDPIKYINEDKSIVPLLKMLRDSQRATFLVTNSLWDYTNIVMNFLCESRTLDACNFDWLQYFDVVITGSAKPGFFHEESNANLFEVEPESGKLINTDNGTPMAQVGNTSPSITLKKQNERCRVFQGGTVRHLHKLLSIGSSSQVLYVGDHIYGDILRSKKVLGWRTMLVVPELEAEVKLLWELRDSRKALQLMRSDRDHIEDQIHRLRWSLDFEDLKADQKQEKSALVEDLELQRDHVRIKHQQAQRECHQKFHKVWGQLMKTGYQNSRFAHQVERFACLYTSQVSNLSLYSPNKYYRPGEDFMPHEFNILPM, via the exons ATGCGAATTCCAAAGAAGCCGGTTTCCTTTTgcctttctcttttctctcctgAATTTCCCCGTCCTTTCGATTCTCGAATTAGCTTCTTTTCGGGATTTCATTATAAAACTCCTAACTTCTCCTTCGCTAAACCAAAGCAAATTCACTCCGCAG GAGTCAATCAGTTGCACATGAGCTATAAGATGGACAAGGGTCAGAAGGCTGTTTTAGCTGACCAGAGATTGAGCTCTGAGCTTATGGAGAGTAGGGATGGAGTTCAAGAACCATGCATATGGTCATCTCCTGAAGGGGGGAAAGATGAAGCTGAACTTGGAAAACGGATCTTCTGCAATAGGTCATTgaacatgagaaatattatagctGTCGGCTTTGATATGGATTACACATTGGCACAGTATAAGCCTGAAACCTTTGAGAAACTTGCGTATGAAGGCACGATTGAAAAGTTGGTGTCTAATCTTGGCTATCCTGAAGAG TTGTTGGGCTGGACATTTAATTGGAAGTACATGGTCAGAGGATTGGTTGTAGATAAAAAGAGAGGCAATATCTTGAAG ATGGATCGTCATAAATATGTGAAAGTGGCATACCATGGATTTAGAGAGTTGACCAAGGAAGAGAAAGTTGGCACCTATGGGAATACTCTGATACGAGATGCTTTTGACGAGCCAGATTATGCGCTTATTGATACTCTTTTCTCATTAGCTGAAGCCTATTTGTTTTCCCAGCTTGTTGACTATATGGACAAAAACCCAGGAAGAGTTCCAGCAAGAGTAGA CTATGCTCGCATGTACAAAGATGTTCGATCTGCTGTTGATATGTGCCATCGTGATGGAACTTTAAAGCAAATGGTAGCAAAAGATCCTATAAA GTACATCAACGAGGATAAGTCTATAGTTCCACTTCTCAAAATGCTCAGGGATTCTCAACGGGCAACGTTCTTGGTAACAAATAG TTTATGGGACTATACAAATATTGTGATGAATTTTCTCTGCGAGTCCCGTACCCTCGATGCTTGCAACTTTGATTGGCTTCAGTACTTTGATGTTGTCATCACTGGCAG TGCAAAACCGGGATTTTTCCATGAAGAAAGTAATGCTAATCTTTTTGAGGTTGAACCTGAATCTGGCAAGCTTATCAATACTGATAATGGAACTCCTATGGCTCAG gttGGAAATACTTCACCTAGCATAACACTGAAGAAGCAAAATGAGCGTTGCAGGGTTTTCCAG GGAGGGACTGTTCGTCATCTGCATAAATTACTCTCAATTGGGTCAAGTTCACAG GTTCTGTATGTTGGGGATCATATCTATGGAGATATTTTACGCAGCAAAAAAGTTCTCG GTTGGAGAACAATGCTTGTTGTTCCAGAGCTTGAGGCAGAGGTAAAACTGCTTTGGGAACTAAGGGACTCACGCAag GCACTTCAGTTGATGAGAAGTGACCGTGATCACATTGAAGATCAAATACATCGTCTAAGGTGGTCTCTTGA CTTTGAAGATCTTAAAGCCGATCAGAAGCAGGAGAAGTCTGCTTTGGTAGAGGATTTGGAG CTCCAGAGGGATCACGTAAGAATCAAACATCAACAGGCTCAACGAGAATGTCACCAAAAG TTTCACAAGGTCTGGGGACAACTCATGAAGACGGGCTACCAAAACTCTCGCTTTGCACATCAG GTTGAGAGATTTGCCTGTCTTTATACCAGTCAAGTATCCAACTTAAGCCTTTACTCTCCAAACAAATACTATAGACCCGGTGAAGATTTCATGCCCCACGAATTCAATATTCTTCCAATGTGA
- the LOC7464427 gene encoding uncharacterized protein LOC7464427 isoform X1, producing the protein MRIPKKPVSFCLSLFSPEFPRPFDSRISFFSGFHYKTPNFSFAKPKQIHSAGVNQLHMSYKMDKGQKAVLADQRLSSELMESRDGVQEPCIWSSPEGGKDEAELGKRIFCNRSLNMRNIIAVGFDMDYTLAQYKPETFEKLAYEGTIEKLVSNLGYPEELLGWTFNWKYMVRGLVVDKKRGNILKMDRHKYVKVAYHGFRELTKEEKVGTYGNTLIRDAFDEPDYALIDTLFSLAEAYLFSQLVDYMDKNPGRVPARVDYARMYKDVRSAVDMCHRDGTLKQMVAKDPIKYINEDKSIVPLLKMLRDSQRATFLVTNSLWDYTNIVMNFLCESRTLDACNFDWLQYFDVVITGSAKPGFFHEESNANLFEVEPESGKLINTDNGTPMAQVGNTSPSITLKKQNERCRVFQGGTVRHLHKLLSIGSSSQVLYVGDHIYGDILRSKKVLGWRTMLVVPELEAEVKLLWELRDSRKALQLMRSDRDHIEDQIHRLRWSLDFEDLKADQKQEKSALVEDLELFNGFFEQLQRDHVRIKHQQAQRECHQKFHKVWGQLMKTGYQNSRFAHQVERFACLYTSQVSNLSLYSPNKYYRPGEDFMPHEFNILPM; encoded by the exons ATGCGAATTCCAAAGAAGCCGGTTTCCTTTTgcctttctcttttctctcctgAATTTCCCCGTCCTTTCGATTCTCGAATTAGCTTCTTTTCGGGATTTCATTATAAAACTCCTAACTTCTCCTTCGCTAAACCAAAGCAAATTCACTCCGCAG GAGTCAATCAGTTGCACATGAGCTATAAGATGGACAAGGGTCAGAAGGCTGTTTTAGCTGACCAGAGATTGAGCTCTGAGCTTATGGAGAGTAGGGATGGAGTTCAAGAACCATGCATATGGTCATCTCCTGAAGGGGGGAAAGATGAAGCTGAACTTGGAAAACGGATCTTCTGCAATAGGTCATTgaacatgagaaatattatagctGTCGGCTTTGATATGGATTACACATTGGCACAGTATAAGCCTGAAACCTTTGAGAAACTTGCGTATGAAGGCACGATTGAAAAGTTGGTGTCTAATCTTGGCTATCCTGAAGAG TTGTTGGGCTGGACATTTAATTGGAAGTACATGGTCAGAGGATTGGTTGTAGATAAAAAGAGAGGCAATATCTTGAAG ATGGATCGTCATAAATATGTGAAAGTGGCATACCATGGATTTAGAGAGTTGACCAAGGAAGAGAAAGTTGGCACCTATGGGAATACTCTGATACGAGATGCTTTTGACGAGCCAGATTATGCGCTTATTGATACTCTTTTCTCATTAGCTGAAGCCTATTTGTTTTCCCAGCTTGTTGACTATATGGACAAAAACCCAGGAAGAGTTCCAGCAAGAGTAGA CTATGCTCGCATGTACAAAGATGTTCGATCTGCTGTTGATATGTGCCATCGTGATGGAACTTTAAAGCAAATGGTAGCAAAAGATCCTATAAA GTACATCAACGAGGATAAGTCTATAGTTCCACTTCTCAAAATGCTCAGGGATTCTCAACGGGCAACGTTCTTGGTAACAAATAG TTTATGGGACTATACAAATATTGTGATGAATTTTCTCTGCGAGTCCCGTACCCTCGATGCTTGCAACTTTGATTGGCTTCAGTACTTTGATGTTGTCATCACTGGCAG TGCAAAACCGGGATTTTTCCATGAAGAAAGTAATGCTAATCTTTTTGAGGTTGAACCTGAATCTGGCAAGCTTATCAATACTGATAATGGAACTCCTATGGCTCAG gttGGAAATACTTCACCTAGCATAACACTGAAGAAGCAAAATGAGCGTTGCAGGGTTTTCCAG GGAGGGACTGTTCGTCATCTGCATAAATTACTCTCAATTGGGTCAAGTTCACAG GTTCTGTATGTTGGGGATCATATCTATGGAGATATTTTACGCAGCAAAAAAGTTCTCG GTTGGAGAACAATGCTTGTTGTTCCAGAGCTTGAGGCAGAGGTAAAACTGCTTTGGGAACTAAGGGACTCACGCAag GCACTTCAGTTGATGAGAAGTGACCGTGATCACATTGAAGATCAAATACATCGTCTAAGGTGGTCTCTTGA CTTTGAAGATCTTAAAGCCGATCAGAAGCAGGAGAAGTCTGCTTTGGTAGAGGATTTGGAG TTATTCAATGGTTTCTTTGAACAGCTCCAGAGGGATCACGTAAGAATCAAACATCAACAGGCTCAACGAGAATGTCACCAAAAG TTTCACAAGGTCTGGGGACAACTCATGAAGACGGGCTACCAAAACTCTCGCTTTGCACATCAG GTTGAGAGATTTGCCTGTCTTTATACCAGTCAAGTATCCAACTTAAGCCTTTACTCTCCAAACAAATACTATAGACCCGGTGAAGATTTCATGCCCCACGAATTCAATATTCTTCCAATGTGA
- the LOC7464427 gene encoding uncharacterized protein LOC7464427 isoform X3, whose amino-acid sequence MHNRKGRGRGRGREAVGKRIQAPRVNQLHMSYKMDKGQKAVLADQRLSSELMESRDGVQEPCIWSSPEGGKDEAELGKRIFCNRSLNMRNIIAVGFDMDYTLAQYKPETFEKLAYEGTIEKLVSNLGYPEELLGWTFNWKYMVRGLVVDKKRGNILKMDRHKYVKVAYHGFRELTKEEKVGTYGNTLIRDAFDEPDYALIDTLFSLAEAYLFSQLVDYMDKNPGRVPARVDYARMYKDVRSAVDMCHRDGTLKQMVAKDPIKYINEDKSIVPLLKMLRDSQRATFLVTNSLWDYTNIVMNFLCESRTLDACNFDWLQYFDVVITGSAKPGFFHEESNANLFEVEPESGKLINTDNGTPMAQVGNTSPSITLKKQNERCRVFQGGTVRHLHKLLSIGSSSQVLYVGDHIYGDILRSKKVLGWRTMLVVPELEAEVKLLWELRDSRKALQLMRSDRDHIEDQIHRLRWSLDFEDLKADQKQEKSALVEDLELFNGFFEQLQRDHVRIKHQQAQRECHQKFHKVWGQLMKTGYQNSRFAHQVERFACLYTSQVSNLSLYSPNKYYRPGEDFMPHEFNILPM is encoded by the exons ATGCACAACAGaaaagggagagggagagggagagggagagaggctGTTGGAAAAAGAATCCAGGCACCAA GAGTCAATCAGTTGCACATGAGCTATAAGATGGACAAGGGTCAGAAGGCTGTTTTAGCTGACCAGAGATTGAGCTCTGAGCTTATGGAGAGTAGGGATGGAGTTCAAGAACCATGCATATGGTCATCTCCTGAAGGGGGGAAAGATGAAGCTGAACTTGGAAAACGGATCTTCTGCAATAGGTCATTgaacatgagaaatattatagctGTCGGCTTTGATATGGATTACACATTGGCACAGTATAAGCCTGAAACCTTTGAGAAACTTGCGTATGAAGGCACGATTGAAAAGTTGGTGTCTAATCTTGGCTATCCTGAAGAG TTGTTGGGCTGGACATTTAATTGGAAGTACATGGTCAGAGGATTGGTTGTAGATAAAAAGAGAGGCAATATCTTGAAG ATGGATCGTCATAAATATGTGAAAGTGGCATACCATGGATTTAGAGAGTTGACCAAGGAAGAGAAAGTTGGCACCTATGGGAATACTCTGATACGAGATGCTTTTGACGAGCCAGATTATGCGCTTATTGATACTCTTTTCTCATTAGCTGAAGCCTATTTGTTTTCCCAGCTTGTTGACTATATGGACAAAAACCCAGGAAGAGTTCCAGCAAGAGTAGA CTATGCTCGCATGTACAAAGATGTTCGATCTGCTGTTGATATGTGCCATCGTGATGGAACTTTAAAGCAAATGGTAGCAAAAGATCCTATAAA GTACATCAACGAGGATAAGTCTATAGTTCCACTTCTCAAAATGCTCAGGGATTCTCAACGGGCAACGTTCTTGGTAACAAATAG TTTATGGGACTATACAAATATTGTGATGAATTTTCTCTGCGAGTCCCGTACCCTCGATGCTTGCAACTTTGATTGGCTTCAGTACTTTGATGTTGTCATCACTGGCAG TGCAAAACCGGGATTTTTCCATGAAGAAAGTAATGCTAATCTTTTTGAGGTTGAACCTGAATCTGGCAAGCTTATCAATACTGATAATGGAACTCCTATGGCTCAG gttGGAAATACTTCACCTAGCATAACACTGAAGAAGCAAAATGAGCGTTGCAGGGTTTTCCAG GGAGGGACTGTTCGTCATCTGCATAAATTACTCTCAATTGGGTCAAGTTCACAG GTTCTGTATGTTGGGGATCATATCTATGGAGATATTTTACGCAGCAAAAAAGTTCTCG GTTGGAGAACAATGCTTGTTGTTCCAGAGCTTGAGGCAGAGGTAAAACTGCTTTGGGAACTAAGGGACTCACGCAag GCACTTCAGTTGATGAGAAGTGACCGTGATCACATTGAAGATCAAATACATCGTCTAAGGTGGTCTCTTGA CTTTGAAGATCTTAAAGCCGATCAGAAGCAGGAGAAGTCTGCTTTGGTAGAGGATTTGGAG TTATTCAATGGTTTCTTTGAACAGCTCCAGAGGGATCACGTAAGAATCAAACATCAACAGGCTCAACGAGAATGTCACCAAAAG TTTCACAAGGTCTGGGGACAACTCATGAAGACGGGCTACCAAAACTCTCGCTTTGCACATCAG GTTGAGAGATTTGCCTGTCTTTATACCAGTCAAGTATCCAACTTAAGCCTTTACTCTCCAAACAAATACTATAGACCCGGTGAAGATTTCATGCCCCACGAATTCAATATTCTTCCAATGTGA
- the LOC7464427 gene encoding uncharacterized protein LOC7464427 isoform X5 — MRIPKKPVSFCLSLFSPEFPRPFDSRISFFSGFHYKTPNFSFAKPKQIHSAGVNQLHMSYKMDKGQKAVLADQRLSSELMESRDGVQEPCIWSSPEGGKDEAELGKRIFCNRSLNMRNIIAVGFDMDYTLAQYKPETFEKLAYEGTIEKLVSNLGYPEELLGWTFNWKYMVRGLVVDKKRGNILKMDRHKYVKVAYHGFRELTKEEKVGTYGNTLIRDAFDEPDYALIDTLFSLAEAYLFSQLVDYMDKNPGRVPARVDYARMYKDVRSAVDMCHRDGTLKQMVAKDPIKYINEDKSIVPLLKMLRDSQRATFLVTNSLWDYTNIVMNFLCESRTLDACNFDWLQYFDVVITGSAKPGFFHEESNANLFEVEPESGKLINTDNGTPMAQVGNTSPSITLKKQNERCRVFQGGTVRHLHKLLSIGSSSQVLYVGDHIYGDILRSKKVLGWRTMLVVPELEAEVKLLWELRDSRKALQLMRSDRDHIEDQIHRLRWSLE, encoded by the exons ATGCGAATTCCAAAGAAGCCGGTTTCCTTTTgcctttctcttttctctcctgAATTTCCCCGTCCTTTCGATTCTCGAATTAGCTTCTTTTCGGGATTTCATTATAAAACTCCTAACTTCTCCTTCGCTAAACCAAAGCAAATTCACTCCGCAG GAGTCAATCAGTTGCACATGAGCTATAAGATGGACAAGGGTCAGAAGGCTGTTTTAGCTGACCAGAGATTGAGCTCTGAGCTTATGGAGAGTAGGGATGGAGTTCAAGAACCATGCATATGGTCATCTCCTGAAGGGGGGAAAGATGAAGCTGAACTTGGAAAACGGATCTTCTGCAATAGGTCATTgaacatgagaaatattatagctGTCGGCTTTGATATGGATTACACATTGGCACAGTATAAGCCTGAAACCTTTGAGAAACTTGCGTATGAAGGCACGATTGAAAAGTTGGTGTCTAATCTTGGCTATCCTGAAGAG TTGTTGGGCTGGACATTTAATTGGAAGTACATGGTCAGAGGATTGGTTGTAGATAAAAAGAGAGGCAATATCTTGAAG ATGGATCGTCATAAATATGTGAAAGTGGCATACCATGGATTTAGAGAGTTGACCAAGGAAGAGAAAGTTGGCACCTATGGGAATACTCTGATACGAGATGCTTTTGACGAGCCAGATTATGCGCTTATTGATACTCTTTTCTCATTAGCTGAAGCCTATTTGTTTTCCCAGCTTGTTGACTATATGGACAAAAACCCAGGAAGAGTTCCAGCAAGAGTAGA CTATGCTCGCATGTACAAAGATGTTCGATCTGCTGTTGATATGTGCCATCGTGATGGAACTTTAAAGCAAATGGTAGCAAAAGATCCTATAAA GTACATCAACGAGGATAAGTCTATAGTTCCACTTCTCAAAATGCTCAGGGATTCTCAACGGGCAACGTTCTTGGTAACAAATAG TTTATGGGACTATACAAATATTGTGATGAATTTTCTCTGCGAGTCCCGTACCCTCGATGCTTGCAACTTTGATTGGCTTCAGTACTTTGATGTTGTCATCACTGGCAG TGCAAAACCGGGATTTTTCCATGAAGAAAGTAATGCTAATCTTTTTGAGGTTGAACCTGAATCTGGCAAGCTTATCAATACTGATAATGGAACTCCTATGGCTCAG gttGGAAATACTTCACCTAGCATAACACTGAAGAAGCAAAATGAGCGTTGCAGGGTTTTCCAG GGAGGGACTGTTCGTCATCTGCATAAATTACTCTCAATTGGGTCAAGTTCACAG GTTCTGTATGTTGGGGATCATATCTATGGAGATATTTTACGCAGCAAAAAAGTTCTCG GTTGGAGAACAATGCTTGTTGTTCCAGAGCTTGAGGCAGAGGTAAAACTGCTTTGGGAACTAAGGGACTCACGCAag GCACTTCAGTTGATGAGAAGTGACCGTGATCACATTGAAGATCAAATACATCGTCTAAGGTGGTCTCTTGAGTAA